Proteins encoded by one window of Flavobacterium sp. N502540:
- a CDS encoding bifunctional folylpolyglutamate synthase/dihydrofolate synthase: protein MNYQETTNWMFNQLPMYQLQGASAYKEDLTNIKLLAAHLDNPQDQLKCIHVAGTNGKGSTSHMLASVLQEAGYKVGLYTSPHLKDFRERIKINGQEISEDFVCQFVAKHKNFFEANDMSFFEMSVGLAFDYFASEKTDIAIIEVGLGGRLDATNIITPLVSVITNIDLDHTQFLGNTPAAIAGEKAGIIKPNIPVVIGEYTFETQPVFLAKAELNKAPIYFASDLITEVFPSDLIGDYQFHNKKTVQQTIHLLNSQKEFKISDENLKNGLLHVVKNTGLQGRWQQLGENPKIVCDTAHNQHGLAVVMKQIQKESFENLHIVLGVVNDKDLDSILPLFPKNAQYYFCSPNSSRGLKTEILNEAAKKHHLIGENHDSVEHAFAAARKNASKNDFIYVGGSTFVVAELPLP from the coding sequence ATGAACTATCAGGAAACCACAAACTGGATGTTTAATCAGCTTCCAATGTACCAACTTCAGGGAGCTTCGGCATACAAAGAAGATTTGACTAATATTAAGTTGCTGGCTGCACATCTTGACAACCCTCAAGATCAGTTAAAATGCATCCACGTTGCCGGAACCAATGGTAAAGGATCGACCTCGCATATGCTGGCTTCGGTTTTACAAGAAGCCGGATATAAAGTAGGATTGTACACTTCTCCACACCTTAAAGATTTTAGGGAACGAATTAAAATTAATGGCCAGGAAATCTCCGAAGATTTTGTTTGTCAATTCGTAGCCAAACACAAAAACTTTTTTGAAGCCAATGATATGAGTTTTTTCGAAATGTCTGTTGGATTAGCCTTCGATTACTTCGCTTCAGAGAAAACTGATATTGCTATTATTGAAGTAGGTCTTGGCGGAAGACTCGATGCAACCAACATAATCACACCATTAGTATCGGTTATTACCAACATCGATTTAGATCATACTCAGTTTTTAGGAAATACCCCAGCAGCAATTGCAGGTGAAAAAGCCGGAATCATAAAACCAAATATTCCTGTTGTCATTGGAGAATACACCTTTGAAACTCAACCCGTATTCTTAGCGAAAGCAGAACTAAATAAAGCTCCGATATATTTTGCTTCCGATTTAATCACAGAAGTTTTCCCTTCCGATCTAATTGGGGATTATCAGTTTCACAATAAAAAAACAGTTCAGCAAACAATCCACCTATTAAATTCTCAAAAGGAGTTTAAAATCTCAGATGAAAATCTAAAAAACGGTTTATTGCATGTCGTAAAAAACACCGGTTTACAAGGCAGATGGCAGCAATTGGGAGAAAACCCAAAGATTGTCTGTGATACTGCCCACAACCAACACGGTTTAGCTGTTGTAATGAAACAAATCCAAAAAGAGAGTTTCGAAAATTTACATATTGTTCTGGGAGTTGTAAACGACAAAGATCTTGACTCTATTTTACCACTTTTTCCTAAAAATGCACAATACTATTTTTGCAGTCCAAATTCGTCCAGAGGTCTAAAAACAGAAATTTTAAATGAAGCCGCTAAAAAGCACCATTTAATAGGGGAAAATCACGACTCAGTAGAACATGCTTTTGCTGCAGCCAGAAAAAATGCCTCAAAAAATGATTTTATTTATGTTGGCGGAAGCACATTTGTAGTCGCTGAATTGCCTCTGCCATAA
- a CDS encoding Lrp/AsnC family transcriptional regulator — protein MQTLDEYDKKILQFMQENNRLTAQELGDLVNLSSSAVQRRLARLRENKIIEADISIISPSTIGLTITCIVDIILADGNSKALEKFKASMRKCHEVMQCYFVTGTYDFVIIVNTKDMQHYESFAKKWLMNDPNVKHFYTHVIMDKVKIGYNVTI, from the coding sequence ATGCAAACACTCGACGAATACGACAAAAAGATTTTACAATTCATGCAGGAAAACAATAGATTGACCGCACAAGAACTTGGCGACTTAGTAAATTTAAGCAGTTCCGCCGTACAAAGAAGATTAGCAAGGCTAAGAGAAAATAAAATAATCGAAGCCGATATATCAATAATATCACCAAGCACTATAGGCTTAACAATTACTTGCATAGTAGACATCATTCTAGCGGACGGAAATTCAAAAGCTTTAGAAAAATTCAAGGCCTCTATGCGAAAATGCCACGAAGTAATGCAATGTTATTTTGTCACTGGCACTTATGATTTTGTCATTATTGTAAACACAAAAGACATGCAGCATTACGAATCTTTTGCCAAAAAATGGCTAATGAACGATCCTAATGTCAAACATTTCTACACTCATGTAATAATGGACAAGGTAAAAATTGGCTACAATGTGACAATTTAA
- a CDS encoding aminotransferase class V-fold PLP-dependent enzyme produces the protein MKRNESVFSDEEIEKFRSETIGCKNVNHLNNAGAGLMPDKVTQSILEHIKLESEIGGYEAAALKADTIKGFYAQAGKLINCNPSNIAFTASATDSYTRALSSIPFLRGDIILTDSDDFISNQIQFISCQKRFGIKIVRVKNAETGGVDLKDLEEKLFSLQPRLLAITHIPTNSGLVQPVKSIGEIYDRYTKGHADKTWYILDACQSVGQMKLDVEELRCDFLSITFRKFLRGPRGTGFLYVSDKVLEFGLEPLFIDMRGADWVEKDEYKQQPDAKRFEDWEFAYALVLGSKAAIEYCLSIGEDRIWRQIQLLSKYMRDELVKIPKVRILDKGPELGGLVTFFVEDSQPKYIVDELLKRKINVVPSFRNFAVIDFDEKGVKWAVRASPHYYNTFDEIDLFIEAVMEIVSI, from the coding sequence ATGAAAAGAAATGAAAGTGTTTTTTCTGATGAAGAAATCGAAAAGTTTAGAAGTGAAACAATTGGGTGTAAAAATGTAAATCATCTTAACAATGCAGGTGCAGGTCTAATGCCTGATAAGGTAACTCAGTCTATTTTGGAACATATAAAGTTAGAGTCTGAAATTGGGGGATATGAGGCAGCGGCTTTGAAGGCAGATACGATAAAAGGATTTTACGCTCAGGCGGGAAAATTGATTAATTGTAATCCGTCGAATATTGCTTTTACTGCAAGTGCTACGGATTCTTATACCCGTGCGTTGTCTTCTATTCCGTTTTTGAGGGGTGATATAATTTTGACTGACAGTGATGATTTTATTTCGAATCAAATTCAGTTTATTTCATGTCAGAAACGATTTGGTATTAAAATAGTAAGAGTCAAAAATGCTGAAACCGGAGGTGTTGATCTAAAAGATCTCGAGGAAAAATTATTTTCTCTTCAGCCAAGATTATTGGCTATAACACATATTCCAACCAATTCCGGTTTGGTTCAGCCTGTTAAAAGTATAGGTGAAATATACGATCGTTATACAAAAGGACACGCTGATAAAACCTGGTATATTCTGGATGCTTGCCAATCGGTAGGGCAAATGAAGTTGGATGTGGAGGAATTGAGATGTGATTTTTTAAGTATTACGTTCAGGAAATTTTTGAGAGGTCCGCGTGGCACAGGGTTTCTTTATGTTTCGGACAAGGTTCTTGAGTTTGGACTCGAGCCTTTGTTTATTGATATGAGAGGTGCTGATTGGGTTGAAAAAGATGAATACAAGCAGCAGCCGGATGCTAAACGTTTTGAAGATTGGGAGTTTGCTTATGCTCTTGTTTTGGGAAGTAAGGCTGCTATTGAATATTGTTTAAGTATTGGGGAAGATAGAATTTGGAGGCAAATACAGTTGTTGTCAAAATACATGAGAGACGAACTGGTTAAAATTCCTAAAGTTAGGATTTTGGATAAAGGACCTGAGCTTGGGGGTTTGGTGACGTTTTTTGTTGAGGATTCTCAGCCAAAATATATTGTTGATGAGTTGCTCAAAAGAAAAATAAATGTGGTTCCGAGTTTTAGAAATTTCGCTGTTATTGATTTTGATGAAAAGGGGGTGAAATGGGCCGTGAGAGCATCTCCTCATTATTATAATACTTTCGATGAAATTGATTTGTTTATCGAGGCAGTTATGGAAATTGTGTCTATTTAA